TTAACCCCGGCGACCAGATCTGGGCTGTAAACAGTCTCGCCCACCGTCACGCTGGCGGCCGATTGAGTGATTACCGTAGAGCCTGCTGCGAGCGTGATATCCCGCGCCGATGTCGCTACCAGACTTTCCCGATTGTTCTCTTCGCCAACTGAGAGACCGCTGTCGTCGGGTTCATTACGTGCCAACCTCCCCCGCGCCTGCGCTACTGGTGCTGAGTGAGTCAACATATCGGTACGCATCAAGATTTCGCGCAATGCCGGAATATCATTACTCAATTGACCAGGGTACAAATTCGGCCCATTGCTCACTTGCGGCCAGGGCCGATTATTGACCAACATGTCACGCAATGCTTGATACATCTTGGTATATTGGGGGTGCTGCGGCACTAGTGAATTGACATAGCTCTGTAGCCTGTCCTGACGCACTGCCAACTGCCACTGGTTAATCACCGCGTTCGGCGGCAAACCTAGCTTGTAAGGTATGTTGCTGTACAGCCAACTGTTACCGTGGGTTCCTATAGCAGAAACAAATTGCAGATAGCCCAGCATGGCATCGGACAACACAATGTCACGCCCCACGTCATTAACTGCCGGATCGGTCAAACTTGTCACCCACTGGCTAAACTGTGGCTGTACGCCAGACATCGCCAACCCAGCCAACTGTTGTTGAAACTGCTGTATTGCCGCGCGATCACGCCACATCGGCTGCATATGATTCGCCGCATACAGAGGAGCCAGCGTTGAAAGATAATACACAGCCGTGCCTCGTGGTAATGCGGCAAGCAGCTCTGAACGGCTTTGCTCAATCGACATACTGGATAACGCCGCCGAAAACGCTGGCACGGTTGCCCATGCGGATAACGACAACGCAGCACTACAGGCGATTACGCCACTGAACGCCAAACGCCGTATTGAGTTTCCATTTTTAAGCACCTTGCCCCCTGTATGCTCACAAAAAATGCTTATGCTTTCAGTATACAAATAGAAAGGTTATTTTGTCCCGCGAGCGTTGAATAACCGTTGATTCCCGTTCTCATCAAAAAAACCGGTCTATTTACTGCTATGCGCACAAAAAAATAGCCTCCCAAGCTAGGGTGGCTATTTTCAGAGTTTAGCGCGTTTTTACTCTATGACGTTTCTACCGCTGCGCTGCCTGACACTGGCGGCTCGCTGGCAAAACCACGCAACCCCACCACATGCACATGCTCATGGTTTTGGAACACTTTGCGCACCAGCTTATAGGTGGTGCCTTTCTCCGGGCTGATATTCTCCGGCGCAGCGATGATCAACTGCATTTCTAGACGGTCACACAGCTCGAACAGCGTGGCGATGGACTTGGCGTCCAGACGCGCTGCCTCATCAAGGAACAATAGACGGCACGGCGAGATGTCTTTGCCGCGCAGACGGCGCGACTCTTCTTCCCAGCTCTGCACTACCATCACCAGAATCGACATCCCGGTACCGATCGCTTCCCCCGTGGATAAAGCACCGCTCTCTGCGCGCAGCCAGCCATCAGAACCACGGAATACCTCCACCTCCAGTTCAAGGTAGTTGCGGTAATCCAGCAGTGCTTCGCCGATGGTTTGCGGCGTACGCTGCCCCATATCGATCTGCGGGTTCAAGCGCTGATACAGTTTAGCCAGCGCCTCCGAAAAGGTTAGACGGTTACTGCTAAACAAATCCTGATGCTGTTCTTGCTGCTCGGAGAGCACGTCCAGCAAGGTGGCGTGTGCTTCACGCACATTGACGTTCAACCGCACACTTTTCACCTGACCAAAAGAGACCGCCTGTAAACCCTGGTTGAGCATGCGAATGCGGTTCTGCTCACGCTGGATGGTCTTGCGGATGATATTGGCCACGCTCTTGGCACTGATCGCCAGCTTTTGCTCACGGGCGGTCAGTTCCTCAGTCAGACGGCCCAGCTCGATTTCCATCTGTTCGATGGCTTCGACCGGATCGTCGGTGCGAATAATATCCTGACGAATACGTTCACGCAGATGCTGGTAAACAGCTATGTAGAACTGGATTTTGCGTTCCGGGTGCTTCGGATCTTCCGATAGACGCAGCACATCGCGCAGATGTTCGTTATCCGCCACCGCCAGACGCAGTGCACCGAGCGCCTTATCCGACATCGAACGCAAAGCGTCACCATCCATATAAGCCAGTTCGCGGCGGTGCAGACGGCGCTCCACACCATTGTCTTTCACCATGCGCATTACCGCACACCAGCCCGCCTTGGCGGTCACTACCTGCTCACGTAACTGATAGTAATCGCGCTCCAACTTGCGCAGTTTCTTCTGCAAGCTGTCCATTTCTGTTTCACAGAAGGTCAGTTGTTTCTCCAGTTGATTGCAGCGCGTGCGGTTGTTGCTCAGCGCCGCATGCAGTTCATCGCGGCGTTGGCGCGCACGTGCTTCAGCATTGGCGTCAGCCTGCACGCCGATATCCACCAGTTCCTGGCTCAACTCTTTCAGCATGTCGTGTTTGGCATCATAGGCACTTTTCAGTGAAGCCAGCACCTGGCTGAACTGAGTAAACTGAGTTTGGTATTGACGCAGTTGTTCACGGGTGCGGGTACGTTCCGCCTCCGCGTGTTCCAAACGCTGGCGCAACTTGTCGTTAAGATCATTGTCGGCGTTCAGCATGCCCGCCGAGTCGGTATAACTAAAGTGCGCACGGCGCTGCACCACTTCGGTCAGCGCAAACGCTTGCTGTTTGAGCTGGCACTGCACGTTCTGTGCCTGCGCATAGTCCTGCTGTAATTGTTGATGCTGCTGCGGATCGCTCTGCAACACCGGCAGCAACGGTTCCAGTTTGGTCAGGGATACGCCGTGCTGCTGAATATGACGCGCAGCATCCTGCGCCTGTTCCAGCTCTTCATGGATCTCCTCCACCCGATCCTGCAAAGTATCGTCATTGAGTAACGATACCCGTGGCATTAAGCGGTTCAGCGCGGAAATGCCCTCTTTCGCCTGCTCATACTGCTGGCGTTGCTGCTGGTTCTGTGCCTCATGAGTGTTTAGCGCACGTTCAATTTCACCGCGCCGAGCGTTCAGGCTACGGATTTCGGCTTCTGGATCGGCGTTAAATGCTACCGCCAGATGGCTACCGATAAAGCGGCTGAACGCCTGATGTGCACGCTGTGTTTTCTGGACGTCGAACGATAGCGTCGCGTAACGTTCCGCCAGCGTTTCGCGCTCGGCGTGCAGCACCTCCAAACGGTTTTCGCGCGCAGCGCGGCCAAACAACGGCACCTGTGGATAGCGCGAATAACGCCACTGACGGTCAGCGGTTTTTACCAAGACCGCCCGTTGCTGTTCTTCGACGGTGAACACGCTGTCATCGAACGACTGCGGATCCCCCTCGATCAGATAGAGATCTTCCGGGCAGTCTTCCAGACCTTCTAGCATCTCGCGTACCCGCGACAGATCCGGCACTACGATGGCATGGCGCGAAGGGCCGTACAGCGCCGAGAAATAAGGGGCGTCGTCAAGAGTGACATCGTCGTAGATTTCAGACAGCAGCACACCGCCAAAGCGTTCAGCCAGGGTAACCAGACGTGGGTCTTCGGCACCGTCTGGCTGACTGAGACGCTCGATCTGGGCTTCTACATCGCTTTTGCGCGCCGCCACCTCGTCGCGCTCAACGGTGGTTTCACGTTCGCGCTCCAGCAGTTGTTGCATGTACTCGGTCACCTGCTGGCTGCTTTCCAGTGGCTCACCGCTCTGCTCACAAAGCTGGCGCAAAGAATCTTGCGCCGCCAGCCACACCGGCGCACACGCCGTCAATTCACGAATACGCTGCTGAAGCTGTTCCAGTTCCTGACGCATGCCCATCCGCTGTTCGCCAGCCTCGCTAACGCTCTGCGACAGCGAGTCCAGGCGTTCCTCCAACTCTTGCAACAGCGCATCAAGATCGTCCGGCTGATAGTCTTGGCCGTGGCGTTTGCAGAACTCCTGCAACAACCGTTCGGCATCGTGCTGTAAACGCAAACGCTGTTCCAGTTCGCTCAGACGCAGGCGCAGCGGCTGCACGCGTTCGGCAAGATGTTGCTGCGCAGGCCAGTCACGCAGCAATTCACGTGCACACTGCCAAGCTTCACTGCGACTGACTTGCCCGGCAATTTTACCCACTAGTTGGTAAGCCTGTTCGAATTGGCCATGCGCGGCGTCGGCCACACTCAGTTTCTGCTCCAACATCAGCAAGGCTTCCGTCGCTTGCTGCTCGTGCGCTTGGAAAGTTTCCAGCCACTGTTCAGCATTATCGGCAGTCAGTTCCTGTAGCTGGCATAGGCTGCGGGCGCGCTCCAGCGCCTGCAACGCCTGCTGGTATTGAATGGCGCGGGTCTGCTGCACATCAAGCGCCTGTTGATAGTCGGCAAGTTGACTTTTCAGTTCATCCACTTCCAACTCAGCCGCCTCAGTGCGCGCTTCGTTTTCGGCTTGTTGCTCGCTGGCTTCGGCCACCACCTCACTCTGTTCTTCCAGACGGTAGGCCAGTTCTTCCAGATCGCTTTCATAACGCGAGATCTTTTCCTGTTGGCGCAGCGCCGTTTGCACCAGATTCAGGTGATCGCTGGCAGCTTGGTAATCGGTTTCCAGATCGGATTCCGCGCTGCTTTGCTCTACCAGTTCTCGCGCCATTTCCACATGGCGATACTGCTCGGCGGCCAGTTGTTGGCGGCTGCCCAGCAGATCGCTGCGCAATGTCAGCGCACCATCCAGATGAATACGGCGTTCGTTGGCATGACGCATGTAGTCCGCCGCCACATAGGAAGTAGCCTCAGAGATCAAATGTTTAAACAGGTCACGATCAGACTGGGTGACGCGGATTGCCTCCAGCGTCATACGGTTTTCACGCAGCGCGGCTTCCATATCCTGGAACGCCTTGCGCACGCCGCTGTTTTCCGGCAGCAAATAGTCACGCAGCGAGCGGGTGATGGCGCTGGAAATACCGCCGTACAATGAGGCTTCGATCAGGCGGTAGAATTTACTGCGATCGGCGGATGATCGCAGGCGTTTCGGGATCACTCCCAGATCGAACATTAGCGAGTGGTAATCGGTGATGGAGTTGAACTGCTTGAACTGTACCCCTTCCATCTCTTCCACGCGTTCTTTCAGCTCATGCAACGGCAGTACGCGTGCTTGGCGCTCGCCCACTGTCTGGGTCAAAAGCTCCGTTGGCTGTACCGCAATCGGCAGCCCCTGAATGGTGAAGGGTTTGATATCGACCTTGCGATCACGCCCCGCCACCTGCTGCAAACGCACACCAACCACCACACGCTGGTGGCGCGAGTTGACCACGTCAAGCGTGGAATAACAAACACCGGCACGCAGTTTGCCGTGCAAACCTTTGTCGCGCGATCCGTTGGTCGCACCGGCCTCGGTGGTGTTGCGAAAATGCAGCAGCGTCAGATCGGGGATCAATGCGGTGACGAAAGCCGCCATAGTGGTGGATTTCCCTGCGCCATTGCCGCCGGACAGCGTGGTCACCAACGCGTCCAAATCAAAGGTGCGGGCGAAAAAGCCGTTCCAGTTAACCAGCGTCAACGAGCGAAATTTACCGCGTTCAATCATTGCTGTTCATCCTCTGCACCGTCTGGAACATTATCAACCTGGTGATCTTCAGCATCATGGTCATCATTCAGCAACAGGCTGTGCTCAACCGGCAGCGCCTCACCATCGCGGATCATGCGCAACTGCGCTTCACGCGGATCATCACCGCTGCGCACATCGGCACCAAAGCGGAATACCGCCTCAGTGATACGGAACTTGCTGCTGTCATTGCCCATGAAATAGACCATGCCCAACCGACGCAGGCGGTTCAACGAGGTGCGTACTTTTTCGTGCAGCTTCTGACGATCAAGATCCGAGCCGCTAGAGCGCTGGTTAACAAACTTCAGCAACTTGCTCTCATCCGCCAAGCTCAGCAGCTCATCGTACAGTTCTTGATGGCTGAAGATACCTTCGTGTGCCAGACGCTCAGGGCTAAGATAGAGGTAGCACAGGATCTTGCCGACCATCATGTCCAGCTCTGACAACACCGAACGCGGGATCAAGGTGGTGGAGCGTGGGCGCAAATAGAAGAACCCTTCCGGCGCCCGAATCAACTCGACGCTATAGCGGTGGTAAAATTCTTCCAGTTCATCCTGAAAATCCATCAAGAAAGCGTGGTTGTCCAACTCATCGATACCGATGTGACGACCCGCACGCAGTTGGCTGTCCAACGCCGGAAACAGCGTATTGGATAATGCCTTGGCCAGTTTGACTGGCATGAGTTGTTCAATATTTGTCGATGACATGGGCCTGGATCTTGGCTCCGTAATCATTGATTGCCTGCCATTGCGCTGGCAATCCTGAAAAATCTGCTTCAGCCACACCAAGGCGCAGCGCCTGGTCGACCACTAAACGCGCTACGTCAAAATGACGCGCACGCGGATATTGCGCCAGATAATCGCGCATCACCGCCCCAAGATTGAGCGGCTTTTGCTGTTCCTGATAGATCTTCAGCGCCTGTTCAATCATCGCTGCCAACTGTTCACAGATCTCGCTGAACGCTTCAAACGCCAAGTCTGGCGGTAGCTCCCCGGTCACTTCTTCACTGCGTAGCGTTAGCTCTTCGTCGCGCATATCTAGCAGACGGGAGGCAGCGGCATGGGTCAGTGTCCACGGATGGTCAAAATAGTTTTGCACCGATTGGCGCAGACGTTGGGCAAACACACGGTTTTTATCCATATCGATGGCGGTTCGGATAAATTTGTGTACATGGCGGTCATAACCGATCCACAAGTCAATGGTCTGTTGGCCCCAACTGATGATGCGATCCAGCTTGCTTTGCAGATCGAACACCAGTTTATCGACGAAGCCCAGTTCCGCGCCGCCCTGGGTCGCGTCTTGGATACGCAGCAGGTGAGCCTGCAACTTATCGCCCGCCGCCTCCAGCGTATCTTGCAACTCGCGCAGGGTACCGGAGGTTTCTGACAGCAACATCTCGCAACTGGAAATTGCCGCCTGCCAATCCTGGTTCAGCAACGCCGCGATATCCGCCTTCACACTCTGCTGCTGTTCGTCCATTCCCCGTTGGGTCATATCGATACTGTCAAAGATCTCGGCCACCGAATATTTCAACGGCGCAAACACGTTGCGGTGCCAGTGGAAATCATCCCCCCCCTCTTCGGCAGCATCGGCGGCACGCTTGAGTTCCTGCGCTACAATTGACAGCTGCATCGACAGCCGCAGTGTGGAGAACTCACGCTGGCGAATATAATAGTCGGTAATGCCGATACCCAGTGGCGTTAGGCGGTAAATGGCGTTGCCGTCCGCCAGTTCGCTGGTAAAGCGGTTCAACAGGCGCTGGCGTACCATATCGTTGATCGCATTGTTGGCACGTATGGCGACCGTTTCATGCGTCTGTTCGAAACCCTTACTGACGTGGCGAAATGCATCAACCAGTTCACCTTCGCTGATTTCGCCGTCCAGCCGCTCGCCATTAAGGGTGGCGACAGCGAGCAGAAAGGCGAGACGCTCTGTAGGGAGCGAAATAGAGAAGTCATTTTTCCGTGCCCAGGCGACCAGTTCGGGTACGGTCTGGGAAAATTCACTCATAGTTCGTCCTTCAGGTTGGGTTTGTGCGCCATGACGTGGATATAGCGTCCCAAACTCACGTAAGGCTCCTGACGACAATAGTGCTGTTCAAGCGCCAGTAACTGTTCAAATTTTTGTGTCTGTAACTGTCTGCTTTGTAAATAATCGTGGAACACTCGCACGCCAGTTTTCCCACTGATGCGCATGCCCATCTGTTCCAGCCAGCCATATACCTGCAGCGGCTGCTGGGGATGTTGCGGCGACAGCGAGCGCTTTCTGCGTCTTCTGACCACCGGATCTACCAGTTGAAAATTACCCAATACCGCGTTGCGCATCACCAGGCCATTAGCGTTAAAGAACATCAGCGATAACGCGCCACCCGGCAGCAGACAGCCGAATAACTGCTGCAACGCCGCTTCGGGTTCAGCGATCCATTCAAGCACGGCATGAAACAATATCAGATCTACCGGCTGTGCTAAATGTTGAGCGATCTCCTGCGCCGAGCTTTGTATAAATTGCATGTTCTGGCTGACACCTTTCTGTTCAGCCAACTGTGCAGCACGCTGGATCATCTCACCAGAAAGGTCGCACAGCAGCACCTGATGGCCTGCCTGTGCCAACTGGCAGGCCATATGGCCTTCACCACCACCGGCATCAAGAATGCGTAGTGACCGCTGCGGTAACTGCGCCAATAGTGTGGTCAGATCTTGCCACACCACCGCCTGGCGAATTTTCCCTTTGGTGGTACCGTAAATATTATGCGCAAATTTTTCGGCAATATCGTCAAAATTGCGATCCTGCATGGGTTGCGGCTCCACTGATTCGGGGGACAAGGCATCGCCCATTCAAACCTGCTATTTTGGCACAGACTGGCTTAGAATGTATCTTCTTGCGACCGGTTTATGCTCTGATGCCGTTTTTTCGCCCAAGAGGATCTGATTTTGCTGCTGTTCAACCTGAAAAAACTCATTGGCGCACTGTTGATGCCGCTGCCCACGCTGCTGTTGCTGATGGGCCTGGCGCTGCTGTTGCTGTGGTGTACTCGCTGGCAAAAAAGTGGCAAAACGATTTTGACGCTCAGTTGGCTGTTGCTGTTGCTTTTCAGCCTGCACCCCGTGGCCGATCGGCTGCTGCGGCCGATCGAATCCGAATACCAGACCTACCGGGGCCATGATCCGGTGAACTATATCGTGGTGCTGGGGGGAAGCTATACCTTCAACCCAGACTGGGCACCGAGTTCAAACCTGATCGGTAACAGCCTGCCGCGCGTAACAGAGGGGGTAAGGTTATATCTCACCCATCCGGGTGCCAAGTTGGTGTTTACCGGCGCGCGTGGCGTAAATACACTCAGCAACGCCGCTACCGCCGCCCGAGTCGCGGAAAGTCTGGGCGTGCCATCGCGCGATATCCTTAGGCTGGATCGCCCATTGGACACCGAGCAAGAAGCCGGACAAGTGGCGGCGCTGGTCGGCAACCAGCCGTTTATACTGGTAACGTCAGCCAGCCATATGCCGCGAGCAATGCGTTTTTTCAAAGCCAAGGGGCTGCACCCCATCCCCGCACCAGCCAACCAACTGGCGATCAGCCCACCATTGAATACTTGGCAGCGCGTTATGCCTTCCTCCATGTTCCTCAGCCACAGCGAACACGCATGGTATGAGACTTTGGGTAGCCTGTGGCAGCGGTTAACAGGCACCGATGAGGCTGGTGGCGATGAGTCACACCCGGCGACATAAACTGTAGGCCAGCGGAATTTAGCGCAGGCTGTCGCGCACACGCTGTAGATCATCAGGCGTATCGACGCCCACGCTCGGTATGACCTTGGCAACCGCCACATGGATTTTTTCGCCGTACCATAGCACCCGCAACTGTTCCAACAATTCAATCTGTTCCAACTGACTCGGCTGCCAACTGACGTAACGGCGGACAAATCCAGCACGGTAGGCGTAAATGCCGATGTGCCGCAACAGGGTATCGCCAATGGTGTCTTGCGATGTGGCGAAGCCCTGACGATCCCAGGGAATAGTGGCGCGCGAAAAATAGAGCGCGTAGCCCTGCGCATCTATCACCACTTTAACCGCATTGGGGTTAAAGGCTTCTTCGGCACTGTTGATCGGCACCGCTAATGTGGCCATACCAGCGCAACTGGCGGCCAGATTTTCCGCCACCTGACGCACGATAAGCGGTGGGATCATCGGCTCGTCACCCTGCACATTGACAATGATCTGGTCATCGTCAAAGCCATAATGTTCAATCACTTCTGCCAAGCGTTCGGTGCCGGAATAGTGATCCAGACGGGTCATACAGATTTCACCGCCTGCGGCCTCAACCGCTTTGGCTACCTCTGGATGGTCGACCGCCACGATCACGCGGCTGGCACCGGATTCACGCGCTCGCTCCATCACATGCACCACCATCGGCTTGCCGTTAATATCGGCCAACGGTTTAGCAGGCAAACGGGTTGATGCATAGCGGGCAGGGATAATAGCGATGAAACTCATGCGTGCTTCTCATCCACACAGAGTGCACGCGCGGCATCTTCCAACAGCACTGGGATGCCATCGCGCAATGGATAAGCCAAGCCATCCACCTTGCAAATCAGTTCTTGGTTTTCTTTGTTGAAATAAAGATTACCGTTGCAGACCGGGCAAGCAACGATTTCGAGTAAACGGTGATCCATGTTTCCTCCAGGGTGGAGATACATTATTGGGAAAGTGAAGGTAGATGAGAGTAGCATAACAACGCGCCGCAGGTTAAGAGTCTATCCCTGTGGGCGTACATTGTGCATTGCCAGGGGGATGCGTGCGCTGATCCTGGGCGAGGGCAAAAGTTCGATTTATTCAACTAAGCCGTGCAAAATTTATTGTCCCCCATAACGACACCGTATTGTCATTTGTAGGGAGTGTTAGAAATTCCGTGTCATTCAAGTCAATATATAATCAAAAAGGAATGACACATGTCCCAACCCTTCAATTTCGATAAAGCCCTGAAAGCACGTCAGGATAGCCAGGCCTTGACGGGCAAAGATGGTATTTAACTCCGTTAATCAAGCCGTTGACGGAAACTGCTTTGGCCGCTGAATTTGACGCCCATCTGGCTCAATACCTTGAAGCCAATCGTAAAAACGGCTCGACCCCAAAAACAGTCATAACACCCACAGGCGCTTTTGAACTGGCCACGTATCGGGATCGCAACGGCTCTTTTGAACCTCAACGGGTGAAGAAACATCAGACCACGCTGTCCGATGAGATCGAACGCAAGATCATACGGATGTTTGCCCTCAGCATAAGTGACAAAACTATCAGTCAGGAAATTTCCGGCGGTTCCAGCGTACAACCCCAATGTGGGTTCTCCACTTGGTTACAAGCAGAGCGATGTCGCCGCAGAGCAATGGCATCTGCGAAGAGTTCCACAAAACGATGTTCTTAGTGGGCAATTTATGTTGAGAGTCGCCATCGATAAATGATGGTTGCAGTGATTTTTAGCGTGACACAGAGTGATGAACGCTTTCGAATGAACCGCGTGCCGAGCGCCCCACCGCTTCACCCAACTGCCATACCACCATCGCATAATAAGTGCTGTGGTTATAGCGAGTAATAGTGTAGAAGTTAGGCAGGCCGTACCAATACTGATAGCCAGTGCCGATATCCAGACGCAGTAGGCTAGCCTGATGATTGTCGCCCAACGATCCCTGTGGACTTAAACCCGCCGCTGCCAGGCTGTCGATCGGGTAACGAGTTTTGAAGCCATGCTCCAGCCCAGGAGCCTGACCATAAGCCTGTACCGCCACCGCTCCGCCTTTGACCCAGCCGTGCGCTTTGAAGTAGTTAGCAATACTGCCGATGGCATCCACCGGTTCCCACAGGTTAATATGACCGTCACCATCGAAGTCAACCGCGTAGCGCTTATATGAGGAAGGCATAAACTGGCCGTAGCCCATAGCGCCGGCAAATGAGCCGCGCAGTTCCAGCGGATCATTCCCCTCCGTGTGCGACATCAGTAGGAATGTCTCTAACTCGCCAACAAAATAGTCGGCGCGACGTGGATAGTCGAAGGCCAACGTTGCCAAGGCATCGATAACGCGGGTTTTCCCCATTACCTGCCCCCAACGAGTTTCAACCCCAATAATACCGACGATGATCTCCGGTGGCACACCATAGACCTGCCAAGCGCGTTGCAGGGCATCTTGATACTGGTTCCAGAACGCCACGCCGTTTTGCACGTTATCCGCTGTGATAAATTTGTTGCGGTAGCGCAACCAAAAGCCGTTAGGGCCAGCCGGTGCCTGTGTGGTGGGCGTTGGTGCTTGTTGTTCCATCTGCCGCAGCACCGAATCCAGCCGTTTGGTCTGCGCCAGCAAGTTGTGTAGCTGTTGGCGATCAAAACCGTGCTCCCGCACCATTTTATCAATAAAGCGCGCCGTATTTGGGTTGTAGGCGAAATCCCCACTTGGCAGTTTGCCACTGTGGGCAGGCGTCAGCAAAAAGCCGCCTTTCTCCGTGGTGCGCTGAGGCAGAGTGGTAGCCGTGCCGCAAGCAGCCAGCAAGGTGATCAGAGGGAGGAGAGCAACCAGATAACGCATCAGATATTCATACAACCCTGCAAGGAATAAGTGGGAACTATGTTAATCCATTGGTGCAGCGTGAACAAACAGGATT
The sequence above is drawn from the Serratia symbiotica genome and encodes:
- the mltB gene encoding lytic murein transglycosylase B; protein product: MRYLVALLPLITLLAACGTATTLPQRTTEKGGFLLTPAHSGKLPSGDFAYNPNTARFIDKMVREHGFDRQQLHNLLAQTKRLDSVLRQMEQQAPTPTTQAPAGPNGFWLRYRNKFITADNVQNGVAFWNQYQDALQRAWQVYGVPPEIIVGIIGVETRWGQVMGKTRVIDALATLAFDYPRRADYFVGELETFLLMSHTEGNDPLELRGSFAGAMGYGQFMPSSYKRYAVDFDGDGHINLWEPVDAIGSIANYFKAHGWVKGGAVAVQAYGQAPGLEHGFKTRYPIDSLAAAGLSPQGSLGDNHQASLLRLDIGTGYQYWYGLPNFYTITRYNHSTYYAMVVWQLGEAVGRSARGSFESVHHSVSR